A genomic stretch from Desulfohalobium retbaense DSM 5692 includes:
- the galU gene encoding UTP--glucose-1-phosphate uridylyltransferase GalU, producing the protein MQVDKVVVPVAGWGTRSLPATKNLPKEMLPVYKKPAVQYVVEEAMMAGLTDVVFVNNQNKTIIEDHFDYNLALESVLQRTGKLDMLEQIREVAEMVNITSVRQKSQLGLGHAVLCARKVVKDSPFAVLVGDDLLFDAEPGIKQLIEVAKAEHMAVVGVVQVPADKVPSYGIIQGEEFAPGMYRVRDLQEKPSRESAVSRLAVVGRYVLTPEIFDHLEGLQPGHGGEIQLTDALQAMARNNRLLAVRLRGERFDIGDWVDYLTANIYFGLRDPELRDDLAERLKELLPS; encoded by the coding sequence ATGCAAGTCGACAAAGTAGTTGTTCCAGTAGCCGGATGGGGGACACGTTCTCTTCCTGCGACCAAAAATCTGCCCAAGGAAATGTTGCCGGTGTATAAAAAACCGGCGGTGCAGTATGTTGTCGAAGAGGCCATGATGGCCGGGCTGACCGATGTGGTTTTCGTCAACAATCAGAATAAAACGATCATTGAAGACCATTTCGACTACAATCTCGCCCTGGAATCGGTTCTCCAGCGGACCGGGAAACTGGATATGCTGGAACAGATCCGCGAAGTGGCCGAAATGGTCAACATCACCTCCGTGCGCCAGAAATCCCAACTCGGACTTGGGCACGCCGTCCTCTGCGCCCGGAAGGTGGTCAAAGATTCCCCCTTTGCGGTCCTGGTTGGCGATGATCTGCTCTTCGACGCCGAACCCGGGATCAAGCAACTTATTGAGGTTGCCAAGGCCGAGCACATGGCGGTCGTCGGGGTCGTCCAGGTGCCTGCGGACAAGGTCCCCAGCTACGGGATCATCCAGGGCGAGGAATTTGCCCCGGGGATGTACCGTGTCCGGGACCTGCAGGAAAAGCCCAGCCGCGAGTCGGCGGTTTCCCGGTTGGCTGTTGTGGGGCGGTATGTGCTGACTCCTGAAATTTTCGATCATCTTGAAGGCCTCCAGCCTGGACACGGCGGGGAAATCCAACTCACCGATGCCTTGCAGGCCATGGCCCGGAACAACCGTCTCCTGGCTGTCCGCCTGCGCGGCGAACGGTTTGATATCGGGGATTGGGTCGATTATCTGACGGCGAATATCTATTTCGGGCTCCGGGACCCTGAGTTGCGCGACGATCTTGCTGAACGTCTAAAGGAGCTGCTGCCCTCGTGA
- the priA gene encoding replication restart helicase PriA, with amino-acid sequence METLWDVALLGAPFTTLTYTLPEGFPHSLWQPGLRVWVPVGRALRPGVLLRPASSSLDPDKLKPLFWPLERAPLLSRDYLEMIEEMAKRVVQDSGAILAAALPAGLRSAKGALVAAGNKRERLSLDALRRLSETERKRWAELWSEGQAEWVLHDSEHRDSLQCFVKQDPPWQVRPQAKRQIAVLDYLWDKGSVNRGRLRHELGNWAGPVLDTLCDKALVEVAAPEECEPDSCSVASGLEDLVLSAEQSRALEGLRHAATQHQAALVHGVTGSGKTVVYAHLAREWLAGGRSVLLLVPEVALARQTLAAVRHFLPGERVYLYHGYQSPKQREKVFTELAGRDEPCVVVGTRSALFLPLRDTGLVVLDEEHAESFKQDERLVYQAKELAFFRVRQSQGFLVLGSATPDLKTFSAAREERLPKVTLQERVGASQLPEIDLVDLREEPPVAGPFAASVHQRLQEVLERGEQAIIMHNRRGYAPLVYCTGCGEVARCPDCEVGLTYHKRRQRLVCHYCGQHKEFPFVCPKCRASQFVPIGEGTELIEEYLSTSLPAGVRVDRLDRDSTRRQGRLEEILAAFSRGESQVLVGTQMLSKGHHFPGVTLAVVVDGDLGLNLPDYRAAERTFQMLVQVAGRAGRGDKPGHVLIQTRDPEHYCWEFVRRGDYEGFFEREAALRQRLSYPPYTKLALVRFSLPTEWEQGAETIREVGRFLRQAGKAAGLRVLGPAPAPLGQLRGRLRYHCLLKGESWQEMRTVYQQVRHRFFRVRQLRIQLDLDPVHMM; translated from the coding sequence ATGGAAACCTTATGGGATGTCGCCCTGCTTGGGGCTCCCTTTACGACGTTGACCTACACGCTTCCCGAGGGCTTCCCCCACTCCCTGTGGCAGCCCGGGCTCCGGGTGTGGGTCCCTGTCGGGCGTGCGCTGCGCCCTGGCGTTTTGCTCCGTCCCGCCTCGTCCTCCCTTGATCCCGATAAACTCAAGCCCCTTTTCTGGCCGCTGGAACGCGCTCCTTTGCTCTCCCGGGATTATCTGGAGATGATCGAGGAGATGGCCAAACGTGTCGTGCAGGACTCGGGAGCAATCCTGGCCGCCGCTTTGCCTGCCGGACTCCGTAGCGCCAAGGGAGCGCTTGTGGCTGCAGGGAACAAACGAGAGCGACTTTCGCTTGACGCCCTGCGCCGGCTCTCAGAGACGGAACGCAAGCGCTGGGCCGAACTCTGGAGCGAGGGCCAAGCCGAGTGGGTGTTGCACGACAGCGAACACCGCGACAGTCTGCAGTGTTTTGTAAAACAGGATCCCCCCTGGCAGGTCCGCCCGCAAGCAAAGCGCCAGATCGCTGTGCTCGATTACCTGTGGGACAAAGGGAGTGTGAACAGGGGCAGGCTGCGGCACGAGCTTGGTAATTGGGCCGGCCCGGTCCTTGACACCTTGTGCGATAAGGCGTTGGTGGAGGTCGCTGCTCCGGAGGAATGCGAGCCAGACTCGTGCTCGGTCGCCTCAGGGCTGGAAGATCTGGTCCTGAGTGCGGAGCAGAGCCGAGCCCTGGAGGGATTGCGCCATGCCGCGACCCAGCACCAGGCGGCCCTGGTCCACGGAGTGACCGGCAGCGGCAAGACCGTTGTCTATGCCCATCTCGCCCGGGAGTGGCTGGCGGGCGGGCGCAGTGTCCTCTTGCTGGTCCCAGAGGTGGCCCTGGCCCGGCAGACCCTGGCGGCAGTGCGCCATTTCCTCCCTGGTGAGAGGGTGTATCTCTACCACGGCTACCAGTCCCCCAAACAGCGGGAAAAGGTCTTTACCGAACTTGCCGGGCGCGATGAGCCGTGTGTAGTCGTCGGAACCCGTTCCGCCCTGTTTTTGCCCCTGCGTGACACCGGCCTTGTGGTCCTGGACGAAGAACATGCCGAGTCGTTTAAACAGGATGAGCGCTTGGTCTATCAGGCCAAGGAACTCGCCTTTTTCCGGGTGCGACAGAGTCAGGGGTTCCTGGTCCTCGGCTCTGCCACACCGGATCTGAAGACTTTTTCCGCAGCTCGGGAAGAGCGGCTGCCCAAGGTGACCCTCCAGGAGCGGGTCGGTGCCAGCCAGCTGCCGGAGATCGATCTCGTTGATCTGCGTGAGGAGCCACCGGTTGCCGGTCCTTTTGCGGCCTCGGTCCACCAGCGTTTGCAGGAGGTCCTTGAGCGCGGCGAACAGGCAATTATCATGCACAACCGGCGCGGCTATGCCCCTTTGGTTTACTGCACCGGTTGCGGCGAAGTGGCCCGGTGTCCGGATTGTGAGGTGGGGTTGACCTACCACAAGCGGCGCCAGCGGCTTGTCTGTCATTATTGCGGTCAGCACAAAGAGTTTCCTTTTGTATGTCCGAAATGTCGCGCCAGCCAGTTCGTCCCCATTGGCGAGGGGACCGAACTCATTGAGGAATACTTGTCGACCTCGTTGCCGGCCGGGGTGCGGGTAGATCGTCTCGATCGCGACAGCACCCGGCGGCAAGGGCGGCTGGAGGAGATCCTGGCCGCATTCAGCCGCGGGGAGTCGCAGGTGCTCGTTGGGACCCAGATGCTGAGCAAGGGCCACCATTTTCCCGGGGTAACCCTGGCGGTGGTCGTGGACGGCGATCTGGGGCTCAATCTGCCCGATTACCGGGCAGCGGAGAGGACGTTTCAGATGCTCGTCCAGGTTGCCGGCCGTGCGGGGCGGGGGGACAAACCAGGCCATGTCCTGATTCAGACCCGGGATCCGGAGCATTATTGTTGGGAATTTGTCCGGCGCGGCGATTATGAAGGGTTTTTCGAGCGTGAAGCCGCACTGCGGCAGCGGCTGTCCTATCCGCCGTATACCAAGTTGGCCTTGGTGCGTTTCAGCCTCCCGACTGAATGGGAGCAAGGGGCGGAAACGATTAGGGAAGTAGGGCGATTTCTCAGGCAGGCCGGCAAGGCCGCTGGATTACGCGTACTCGGTCCTGCTCCGGCCCCTTTGGGACAATTGCGGGGGCGGCTACGGTACCATTGCCTGCTCAAAGGGGAATCCTGGCAGGAGATGCGCACGGTGTATCAGCAGGTGCGGCACCGCTTTTTTCGCGTCCGGCAACTTCGAATACAACTCGATCTTGATCCAGTGCACATGATGTGA
- the asnS gene encoding asparagine--tRNA ligase → MERTRVVQALRSTAPVDDIQIMGWVRTKRDSKQFTFLEVNDGSCLKNIQVIVDSDVPSYSELEGINTGASVRLRGKLVESPGKGQKWEVQATEIALIGAADPEGYPLQKKRHSDEFLRTIAQLRPRTNKYGALYRIRAELAQAIHRFFHERGFYYVHTPIITGSDCEGAGEMFQVTSLDMNTPPRANGQVDHSQDFFGQSAMLTVSGQLSAEVLACSLGNVYTFGPTFRAENSNTPRHAAEFWMVEPEMAFADLKDDIDLAEAFLQYLVTHIREHCSEDLDLFTRFVDKELSATLDNIAENAFVRLPYREAVEILQKARPKQAFEYEPTFGEDLQTEHERYLTETHFQKPVVVYDYPKSIKPFYMRVNDDQETVAAMDVLVPRVGEIIGGSQREERLEVLEGRIADMGLPREEYEWYLDLRRYGTVPHAGFGMGFERVLMFLTGVGNIRDAVPFPRTPGHLHF, encoded by the coding sequence ATGGAGCGAACTCGTGTGGTGCAGGCCTTGCGCTCCACCGCCCCGGTGGACGATATCCAGATTATGGGCTGGGTGCGTACCAAAAGGGATTCGAAGCAATTCACCTTTTTGGAGGTCAATGATGGCTCGTGCCTGAAAAATATCCAGGTCATCGTGGACAGCGATGTCCCGAGTTATTCGGAGTTGGAAGGCATCAACACCGGGGCTTCCGTCCGTCTCCGGGGCAAACTGGTCGAATCACCCGGCAAGGGGCAGAAATGGGAGGTCCAGGCCACTGAAATTGCCCTGATCGGCGCAGCGGACCCAGAAGGATACCCTTTGCAAAAGAAACGCCATTCCGACGAGTTCCTGCGGACCATCGCCCAGTTGCGCCCCCGGACCAATAAATACGGGGCGCTGTACCGTATTCGGGCCGAACTCGCTCAGGCCATTCACCGCTTTTTCCATGAACGAGGTTTTTACTACGTCCACACGCCAATTATTACCGGTTCTGATTGCGAAGGGGCTGGAGAGATGTTCCAGGTGACCTCCCTGGACATGAACACGCCGCCGCGTGCAAACGGCCAAGTCGACCATAGCCAGGATTTTTTCGGGCAATCAGCCATGCTGACGGTTTCTGGCCAGTTGTCTGCCGAAGTGTTGGCCTGTTCGCTAGGCAATGTGTATACTTTTGGGCCGACTTTCCGGGCCGAAAATTCAAATACACCACGCCATGCCGCGGAATTCTGGATGGTCGAGCCGGAGATGGCCTTTGCCGACCTCAAAGACGACATCGATCTCGCCGAGGCCTTTCTCCAATATCTCGTGACCCATATCCGGGAGCACTGTTCCGAGGATCTGGACCTCTTTACCCGCTTTGTGGACAAGGAATTGTCGGCTACGCTGGATAATATCGCGGAAAACGCCTTTGTCCGTCTGCCGTACCGTGAAGCGGTGGAGATCCTGCAAAAAGCCCGGCCCAAGCAGGCCTTTGAGTACGAGCCCACCTTCGGCGAGGATCTGCAGACCGAGCACGAGCGGTACTTGACCGAAACCCATTTCCAAAAACCGGTTGTGGTCTACGATTACCCGAAATCCATCAAGCCGTTTTACATGCGGGTCAATGATGACCAGGAGACTGTGGCGGCCATGGATGTCCTCGTGCCGCGGGTCGGAGAGATTATTGGCGGCAGCCAGCGTGAAGAGCGGCTGGAGGTCCTCGAGGGCCGGATCGCGGATATGGGCCTGCCCCGTGAGGAATATGAATGGTATCTTGATCTCAGGCGCTACGGGACAGTGCCCCATGCCGGGTTTGGGATGGGCTTCGAGCGGGTGCTCATGTTCCTGACAGGAGTGGGCAATATCAGGGACGCGGTCCCTTTTCCCCGGACCCCCGGGCATCTCCATTTCTAG